In the Eptesicus fuscus isolate TK198812 chromosome 12, DD_ASM_mEF_20220401, whole genome shotgun sequence genome, one interval contains:
- the LOC103285855 gene encoding LOW QUALITY PROTEIN: inhibitor of growth protein 1-like (The sequence of the model RefSeq protein was modified relative to this genomic sequence to represent the inferred CDS: inserted 2 bases in 1 codon), which yields MHFCETFQVILKLGDCTLRLHNSIPHSTGAELLTLSPNVTDLNNSEVKSMDAKPGDMEGKLYIYRKKNLHSNGGAPGPGARLVSCVPASTEDEAYASHPGPRGPQDRPVAARNEEQEKQILNELDEYYEKFKREMDSNQKRRVLHCIQRALIRSQELGDKKIQIVSQMVELVETGPGRWTHQEINDTTGHSGKAGQDKSKNKTIAQAEKPNNKRSQRLHNNENRENAGNNHYHDDITSGTPKEKKTKASKKKKRSTAKAXREASPADLPIHPNEPMYCLCNQVSYGEMIGCDNDECPIEWFHFSSVGLNHKPKGKWCCPKCQGENEKTTDKAQEKSKKERAYNR from the exons ATGCATTTCTGTGAAACATTCCAGGTCATTCTGAAGCTTGGAGATTGCACTCTGAGACTCCATAACTCCATCCCACATTCCACTGGTGCTGAACTGCTAACTCTTAGTCCCAATGTCACTGACTTGAACAATTCCGAAG TTAAATCCATGGATGCAAAACCTGGAGATATGGAGGGCAAACTGTATATTTAtcgaaaaaaaaatctgcat AGTAATGGTGGCgccccagggccaggggcaaGGCTGGTTAGCTGCGTTCCTGCCTCCACCGAGGACGAAGCTTatgcctcccacccaggccccagAGGCCCGCAGGACAGGCCAGTGGCTGCGAGGAACGAGGAACAGGAGAAACAAATCCTGAATGAACTAGATGAGTATTATGAGAAGTTTAAACGGGAGATGGACAGCAACCAGAAGAGGAGAGTGCTGCACTGCATTCAGAGAGCCCTGATCCGGAGCCAGGAGCTGGGCGACAAGAAGATCCAGATTGTGAGTCAGATGGTGGAGCTGGTGGAAACAGGACCAGGCAGGTGGACACACCAAGAGATCAATGACACCACTGGCCACAGTGGCAAAGCTGGCCAGGATAAGTCTAAGAACAAGACAATCGCACAGGCAGAAAAGCCCAATAACAAGAGGTCTCAGAGACTGCACAACAATGAAAATCGGGAGAATGCAGGCAATAATCACTACCACGATGACATCACCTCAGGAACACCtaaggagaagaaaacaaaggcctCAAAGAAGAAGAAACGCTCCACGGCCAAAGC GAGGGAAGCATCCCCTGCAGACCTTCCCATCCACCCGAACGAGCCCATGTACTGTCTGTGCAATCAGGTCTCCTATGGAGAAATGATCGGCTGTGACAATGACGAGTGCCCCATCGAGTGGTTCCACTTCTCCTCTGTAGGACTGAATCATAAACCAAAGGGCAAGTGGTGCTGTCCCAAATGTCAAGGGGAGAATGAGAAAACAACGGACAAAGCCCAGGAGAAATCCAAAAAGGAGAGGGCTTATAACAGGTAG